In Wenyingzhuangia fucanilytica, the following are encoded in one genomic region:
- the murI gene encoding glutamate racemase — translation MKENPIGVFDSGVGGTSIWKEIVHRLPYENTIYLADSKNAPYGNKSKQEIIDICLKNAKILIDKGAKIIVVACNTATTNAIDVLRATFNIPFIGIEPAIKPAALATQTKAVGILATKGTLSSDLFHKTASEFAANISVIEQEGTGLVPLIENNLIDSLEMEILLQKYLKPMMTQHIDYLVLGCSHYPYLIPKIKEIIGNHVTIIDSGFAVAKQTEKILSEKELLNSNHKNGEHYLMSNSNTNTLKHLIKEINHINVQQVDF, via the coding sequence ATGAAAGAAAATCCTATTGGTGTTTTTGACTCTGGAGTGGGTGGTACCTCTATTTGGAAAGAAATCGTTCATCGATTACCTTATGAAAATACCATTTACTTAGCCGATAGTAAAAATGCTCCATACGGTAATAAATCTAAACAAGAGATTATAGACATCTGTCTTAAAAACGCTAAAATTCTTATTGATAAGGGAGCTAAAATAATTGTGGTAGCTTGCAACACTGCTACAACTAATGCTATTGATGTTTTAAGGGCTACTTTTAACATTCCTTTTATTGGTATAGAACCAGCCATTAAACCCGCTGCACTTGCAACGCAAACCAAAGCCGTTGGTATTTTAGCTACTAAAGGAACTTTAAGTAGTGATTTGTTTCATAAAACCGCAAGTGAATTTGCCGCAAACATTTCTGTTATTGAACAAGAAGGAACAGGACTGGTTCCTTTAATAGAGAATAATTTGATAGATTCTTTAGAAATGGAAATCCTTTTGCAAAAATATTTAAAACCAATGATGACTCAGCATATAGATTATTTGGTACTAGGATGTTCTCATTACCCATACTTAATTCCTAAAATCAAAGAAATTATAGGTAATCATGTTACCATTATAGACTCTGGATTTGCTGTTGCTAAACAAACAGAAAAAATACTCTCCGAAAAAGAATTACTAAATAGCAATCATAAAAATGGAGAGCATTATTTAATGAGTAATAGTAATACCAATACTTTAAAACATCTTATTAAAGAAATCAATCATATTAATGTTCAACAAGTTGACTTTTAA
- a CDS encoding OmpH family outer membrane protein produces the protein MIISNNIYKFIQKIFLFSLFFGFNAHAQQQLQRIGFVDIEYVLSKIPSYAEAQSKLDSETTTWKKNLDKMYLELSTMKEEFLNEKPLLTEDLIKERELEIKTYENEITKVENTYFGTEGKLFELRKQLVTPYQDLVYNAVQTIAELRKYDMIFEKSSSIVMLYTNNNYDISELVLKYIQKSKKEIEEEEAAIKREIARKAREKRIEEQRKKREEDRLKREEERKKRND, from the coding sequence ATGATTATTTCTAACAACATATATAAGTTCATTCAAAAAATATTTTTATTTTCACTTTTCTTTGGATTTAATGCCCATGCACAACAACAACTTCAAAGAATTGGTTTTGTTGACATAGAATACGTATTGAGTAAAATACCTTCTTATGCAGAGGCTCAATCTAAATTAGATTCAGAAACCACTACATGGAAAAAAAACTTAGATAAGATGTATCTTGAGTTAAGCACCATGAAAGAAGAGTTTCTTAACGAAAAGCCTTTGTTAACAGAGGATTTAATCAAAGAAAGAGAGCTTGAAATAAAAACTTATGAAAATGAAATTACTAAAGTAGAAAATACTTATTTTGGTACCGAAGGAAAATTATTTGAACTAAGAAAACAATTAGTAACCCCTTACCAAGATTTAGTTTACAACGCAGTTCAAACAATTGCCGAGCTTAGAAAATATGACATGATTTTTGAGAAATCTTCATCAATAGTGATGTTATATACCAATAATAATTACGATATTAGCGAGCTTGTATTGAAATACATACAAAAATCTAAAAAAGAAATCGAAGAAGAAGAAGCTGCTATTAAAAGAGAAATTGCTAGAAAAGCAAGAGAAAAGAGAATAGAAGAACAAAGGAAAAAACGAGAAGAAGATAGACTCAAAAGAGAAGAAGAACGAAAAAAACGAAACGATTAA
- a CDS encoding isoprenyl transferase: protein MSLVENIKKNKVPKHIAIIMDGNGRWAKKKGMARIFGHRNALTAVRESVIGASEVGTEAISLYAFSTENWNRPKLEVDALMSLLIHSLKKELPDFQKNNVKVNAIGRLGDLPKKAQETLNEVIDATKTNNKITLTFCLSYGSREEINTCVKKIAEEVKKGNLNPEDITEDLIQQNLYTHNLPDVDLMIRTSGEQRLSNYLLWQLAYAELYFTETLWPDFRREDLFKAVETYQNRERRFGKTSEQLEGEHEQTI from the coding sequence ATGAGTTTAGTAGAAAACATCAAAAAAAATAAAGTTCCTAAGCATATCGCTATCATTATGGATGGTAATGGGCGTTGGGCTAAGAAAAAAGGGATGGCCAGAATTTTTGGTCACAGAAACGCTCTTACGGCTGTAAGAGAATCTGTTATTGGTGCTTCTGAAGTTGGTACAGAGGCTATTTCTTTATACGCTTTCTCTACCGAAAACTGGAATAGACCAAAATTAGAAGTTGATGCTTTAATGAGTTTATTAATTCATTCTCTAAAAAAAGAATTACCCGATTTTCAAAAAAACAATGTAAAAGTTAATGCCATTGGTAGATTAGGTGATTTACCTAAAAAAGCTCAAGAAACTCTTAATGAAGTTATTGATGCTACCAAAACAAATAATAAAATAACTTTAACCTTTTGTTTAAGCTACGGAAGTAGAGAAGAAATAAACACTTGTGTTAAAAAGATTGCAGAAGAAGTTAAAAAGGGAAATTTAAACCCTGAAGACATTACCGAAGACCTAATCCAACAAAACTTATATACTCACAATCTTCCAGACGTAGATTTAATGATTCGTACTAGTGGAGAACAAAGATTAAGCAACTATCTTCTGTGGCAATTGGCATATGCTGAATTATATTTTACTGAAACACTTTGGCCTGATTTTAGAAGGGAAGATTTGTTCAAAGCAGTAGAAACATATCAAAACAGAGAAAGAAGGTTTGGAAAAACCAGTGAACAATTAGAAGGAGAACATGAACAAACTATTTAA
- a CDS encoding gamma carbonic anhydrase family protein translates to MIIKELNGNKPQFGQNCFLAENCVVVGEVTMSDDCSVWYNAVIRGDVHRITMGNKVNIQDGAVVHATYQKSPTTIGNSVSVGHNAIVHGCTIHDNVLIGMGAIVMDDCVLESNCIIAAGAVVTKGTIVKSGSVYAGTPAKKIKDLSEELLKGEVNRIADAYVKYAGWYKD, encoded by the coding sequence ATGATTATCAAAGAATTAAACGGAAATAAACCTCAATTTGGACAAAATTGTTTTTTGGCAGAAAATTGTGTTGTTGTAGGAGAGGTAACAATGAGTGATGATTGTAGTGTTTGGTACAATGCTGTGATTAGGGGAGATGTACATAGAATTACCATGGGCAACAAAGTAAATATTCAAGATGGAGCTGTAGTACATGCAACCTATCAAAAATCGCCAACAACTATTGGGAATTCAGTTTCTGTTGGGCACAATGCCATAGTACATGGTTGCACTATACATGATAATGTGTTGATAGGGATGGGAGCCATAGTGATGGATGACTGTGTATTAGAATCTAATTGTATTATAGCAGCCGGTGCTGTAGTAACCAAAGGAACTATTGTAAAGTCTGGAAGTGTATACGCTGGGACTCCTGCTAAAAAAATTAAAGATTTAAGCGAAGAATTGTTAAAAGGAGAAGTTAATAGAATTGCTGATGCCTATGTTAAATATGCAGGTTGGTATAAAGATTAA
- the bamA gene encoding outer membrane protein assembly factor BamA: MNKLFKNYFFTFIIFITNLVCAQEESKKDLSAKENTSTTELNVKSNNTFSDSNQPDFSTTKNYLLGGITVTGTNAFSEASVISYSGLKTGQEIKIPGDKLTSAIKKLHNSDRFSDVEVYVTKMEGNTIYLEIAIKELPQLNEIKFIGVSKSKEKTFKKDTGFTTGKMLTENLITSTENYIKQFYIDKGYLKTKVNISTTENPTNANQKNATVFIDKGKLVKIKDIDITGNEQLDDKSVRKALKDTKRKFWGRFWKRSKYVEENYNEDKKKLIEKYRRKGFRDARIVSDSITWNEGKKTIDLHLNIEEGNKYFYKEIKFLGNKSYKSEDLQRILRIEKGDVYDSKTLEERVNGDGTPDSDDISTLYQNNGYLFSQINLVETKVENDSITVEVRIHEDDPATISHVSVIGNDKTNDHVIYRELRTRPGDLYSKDNIIRSIRELGQMGFFDAENITPDLQPNYADKTVGIEYSLTEKGSSQIELQGGYGSGSFIGTLGLSFNNFSLRNIFKKDEYKPLPLGDGQQLSLRLQASRFSTTNSLSFTEPWLGGKKPRSFSFSIYNTKQYGYGSSYYDVDKSQKLNIFGASIGIGERLKWPDDYFSISNTISYRRYTVNQFNFGSALDFDNGTGVSNNLSYNVTLQRNSAGPSLIFPTYGSTFSVEGKFTPPFSLFSKKEYNTNNERFKWLEYYKINLKAKWYTALVDKFVLMTNVQFGYLGNYNDKLGEIPFERYFVGGDGMNTNSFDGREVIGLRGYPNSSLSNFGGNTTSSSQFVGATVYDKFSMEVRYPITLNPSASIYALGFVEAGNAYINFSDFNPFDVKKSAGLGIRIFMPAFGLLGIDFGHGFDNVPGENEKSGWQTHFIIGQQF, from the coding sequence ATGAACAAACTATTTAAAAACTACTTTTTTACATTTATAATTTTCATCACAAATCTTGTATGTGCTCAAGAAGAAAGCAAAAAAGATTTATCTGCAAAAGAAAATACATCAACAACTGAATTAAATGTAAAATCAAACAATACTTTTTCTGATTCTAACCAACCAGACTTTAGCACTACAAAAAATTACCTTTTAGGAGGAATAACTGTAACAGGTACAAATGCTTTTTCCGAAGCATCTGTAATCTCATATTCTGGACTTAAAACAGGGCAAGAAATAAAAATCCCTGGTGATAAGTTAACTAGTGCTATTAAAAAACTACATAATTCTGATAGATTTAGTGATGTTGAAGTTTATGTAACCAAAATGGAGGGTAATACAATTTATTTAGAAATTGCTATTAAAGAATTACCTCAATTAAACGAAATTAAATTTATAGGTGTTAGTAAGTCTAAAGAAAAAACCTTTAAAAAAGATACTGGTTTTACAACTGGTAAAATGCTAACAGAAAACCTAATTACTTCTACCGAAAATTACATCAAACAATTTTATATAGACAAAGGTTATTTAAAAACCAAGGTTAATATTTCTACTACAGAAAATCCTACTAATGCCAATCAAAAAAATGCAACCGTATTTATCGACAAAGGTAAATTGGTAAAAATTAAAGATATTGACATTACAGGAAACGAACAATTAGACGATAAAAGTGTTAGAAAAGCACTTAAAGATACCAAAAGAAAATTTTGGGGTAGATTTTGGAAACGCTCTAAATACGTAGAAGAAAACTACAACGAAGACAAGAAAAAATTAATTGAAAAATACCGCCGTAAAGGATTCCGTGATGCAAGAATTGTTTCTGACAGTATTACATGGAATGAAGGTAAAAAAACAATTGATTTACATTTAAATATAGAAGAAGGAAACAAATACTTTTATAAAGAAATTAAATTCTTAGGAAACAAATCATACAAAAGCGAAGACCTTCAAAGAATTTTAAGAATAGAAAAAGGTGATGTTTACGATTCTAAAACTTTAGAAGAACGTGTTAATGGTGATGGAACACCAGACTCTGATGACATCTCTACTTTATATCAAAACAACGGATACTTATTCTCTCAAATAAACCTTGTTGAAACTAAGGTTGAAAACGATTCTATTACTGTTGAAGTTAGAATACACGAAGACGACCCTGCTACCATTAGTCATGTTTCTGTTATTGGAAACGATAAAACCAATGACCATGTAATTTATAGAGAATTACGCACAAGACCCGGAGATTTATACAGTAAAGACAACATTATTCGTTCTATTAGAGAATTAGGACAGATGGGATTCTTTGATGCCGAAAATATTACTCCAGACTTACAACCTAATTATGCTGATAAAACAGTAGGAATTGAATATAGCCTTACTGAAAAAGGATCTAGTCAAATAGAATTACAAGGAGGATATGGTAGTGGATCATTTATTGGTACATTAGGATTATCATTTAACAATTTCTCACTTCGTAATATTTTCAAAAAAGACGAATACAAACCTTTACCATTAGGGGATGGACAACAATTATCTTTAAGATTACAAGCAAGTAGATTCTCTACCACCAATAGTTTGTCTTTTACAGAACCATGGTTAGGAGGAAAAAAACCAAGATCTTTTAGTTTCTCTATTTACAATACAAAACAATACGGATATGGTTCTTCATATTACGATGTTGATAAAAGTCAGAAGCTAAACATTTTTGGAGCTTCTATAGGGATTGGGGAACGTTTAAAATGGCCAGATGATTATTTTTCTATCTCTAACACTATTAGTTACAGAAGATATACCGTAAACCAATTTAATTTTGGTAGTGCATTAGATTTTGATAATGGAACAGGAGTTTCTAACAACTTATCATATAACGTTACTTTACAACGTAACTCTGCAGGACCAAGTTTAATCTTTCCAACCTACGGATCTACGTTTAGTGTAGAAGGTAAATTTACCCCTCCATTTTCTTTATTCTCTAAAAAAGAATACAACACTAATAACGAAAGATTTAAATGGTTAGAATACTATAAAATTAATTTAAAAGCCAAATGGTATACTGCTTTGGTTGATAAATTTGTTTTAATGACCAATGTTCAATTTGGATACTTAGGAAACTACAACGATAAATTAGGAGAAATTCCTTTTGAAAGATATTTTGTTGGAGGTGATGGTATGAACACTAACAGTTTTGATGGTAGAGAAGTTATTGGACTAAGAGGATATCCTAACAGTTCATTATCTAACTTTGGAGGAAACACTACTTCATCATCACAATTTGTAGGAGCAACTGTATATGATAAGTTTTCTATGGAAGTTCGCTACCCTATTACTTTAAATCCATCTGCATCTATCTACGCTTTAGGATTTGTAGAAGCAGGTAATGCATATATCAATTTTAGCGATTTTAACCCTTTTGATGTAAAAAAATCTGCAGGATTAGGAATTCGTATATTTATGCCAGCATTTGGATTATTAGGTATTGATTTTGGACACGGATTTGATAACGTTCCAGGTGAAAATGAAAAATCAGGTTGGCAAACTCATTTCATCATTGGACAACAATTTTAA
- a CDS encoding BT0820 family HAD-type phosphatase, translating into MSIPTHQKIIAVDFDGTIVKDEYPKIGAPQLFAFETLKKLQESGYRLILWTLREGKSLDEAVAFCKKQGIEFYAVNKNYPEEVVNDKAIRKLHADIFIDDRNVGGFIGWGRIYQLFFNDELQINTNKKKGFLGFFK; encoded by the coding sequence GTGTCAATTCCAACACATCAAAAAATAATCGCCGTAGATTTTGATGGAACCATTGTAAAAGATGAGTATCCTAAAATTGGTGCACCCCAATTATTCGCTTTTGAAACTTTAAAAAAACTTCAAGAAAGTGGTTATAGATTAATTCTTTGGACCTTAAGAGAAGGAAAATCATTAGACGAAGCTGTTGCTTTTTGTAAAAAACAGGGGATTGAATTCTATGCTGTTAATAAAAACTATCCCGAAGAAGTTGTAAACGATAAAGCCATTCGTAAGCTCCATGCTGATATTTTTATTGATGATAGAAATGTCGGGGGATTTATTGGTTGGGGAAGAATTTATCAACTTTTCTTTAATGATGAATTACAAATAAATACAAACAAAAAGAAAGGCTTCCTAGGTTTCTTTAAATAA
- a CDS encoding DUF6089 family protein — protein MRKLVCILTFLIANIGFSQVYEAGLTYNLGNVMGERNDAFPITSSYKNWGVVIKKNMNPRIAYRLAINLMESHNTQLAELSGGIDFNFTKYNLIRTGNIKKSTGYLIFEAATMFYNTGGDTKFSIALPMGIGYKHAITKRIVCSMEAKARVSFSDTLDKITTNKSTLDAYYYIGASIYYTFGWPRGSKNQIRF, from the coding sequence ATGAGAAAGTTAGTGTGTATTCTTACTTTTTTAATTGCCAACATTGGCTTTTCTCAGGTTTACGAAGCTGGTCTTACGTACAACCTTGGGAATGTTATGGGTGAACGTAATGATGCATTTCCCATTACATCATCGTATAAAAACTGGGGAGTTGTGATTAAAAAAAACATGAACCCTAGAATTGCATATAGGTTGGCTATTAATTTAATGGAAAGTCATAATACCCAACTAGCAGAACTTTCTGGAGGAATAGATTTTAATTTCACAAAATACAACCTAATTAGAACAGGAAACATAAAAAAAAGTACTGGTTACCTTATTTTTGAAGCCGCTACTATGTTTTACAACACTGGTGGAGATACTAAATTTTCGATTGCACTTCCTATGGGAATAGGATATAAGCACGCCATTACAAAACGCATTGTGTGCTCCATGGAGGCCAAAGCAAGAGTTTCTTTTTCTGATACTTTAGATAAAATTACAACAAATAAAAGCACTTTGGATGCTTATTACTATATTGGGGCCTCAATATATTATACATTTGGATGGCCTAGAGGTAGTAAAAACCAAATAAGATTTTAA
- a CDS encoding OmpH family outer membrane protein gives MKQVKTTFLIAIIALGFTQFANAQKIAHINLDEVVASMPEAKSMQADMEKLGKTYESEIKSASTALKAKFDKYTAEEKSKTPEENQQRAIEVQQEQAKIQQLQQAASQELQNKQNEMLEPIVKKAQDAIKAYAKEKGIQYILDARTLIYAEGEDISGAIKTRLGIK, from the coding sequence ATGAAACAAGTAAAGACTACATTTTTAATTGCAATTATAGCTTTAGGATTCACTCAATTTGCTAACGCACAAAAAATTGCTCACATCAATTTAGACGAGGTTGTAGCTTCTATGCCAGAAGCTAAATCAATGCAAGCTGATATGGAAAAATTAGGTAAAACCTATGAATCTGAAATCAAATCTGCATCAACAGCTTTAAAAGCAAAGTTTGATAAATATACTGCTGAAGAAAAATCAAAAACTCCAGAAGAAAATCAACAAAGAGCTATTGAAGTACAACAAGAGCAAGCTAAAATTCAACAATTACAACAAGCTGCATCTCAAGAATTACAAAATAAGCAAAACGAAATGTTAGAGCCTATTGTAAAAAAAGCTCAAGACGCTATCAAAGCTTATGCTAAAGAAAAAGGTATTCAATATATCTTAGATGCAAGAACATTAATTTATGCTGAAGGTGAAGATATTTCAGGAGCAATTAAAACTAGATTAGGGATTAAATAA
- a CDS encoding sulfatase-like hydrolase/transferase, with product MKKLTTLAVFIIASLLCKNALAQGSAAQPNILFIAIDDLKPTLGCYGDTYAQTPEIDAIAANGTVFLNNQTQWSVCGPSRSSLLTGKRPDYTKVWNLSTLIRDIHPDIVTLPQYFKSKGYNVTGAGKIYDTRSVDSDSDAISWSTPFKKPSQLDYPSAWGQPAWGHYQTTEVKNNIAAYESSENGTSAAQSVYKPIYEIGVDDNGNSIPDNAYNDGAMADHAINLIDDFVAEPTKPFFLAAGFKNPHLPLTCPKKYYDLYDKNNAPLATYTGRGTDIPSLALSGSNEFTTYPTPGLSITKESDDSYTISEADQKTIIHAYYANVSYVDAQIGRIMDKLEEEGLKDKTIVIIWSDHGFHLGDHSMWAKHTNMENATVSPMIIYNPFAPSGNTTNTPTELLDIYPTLCDLTNQPIPSDMDGVSLKPLLTNPTTALKDFAVSQFKSNNKYGYSFKNERYRYTVWLNNGVLATDKPTSADYFTQELYDYDVDPNETTNYFNNPSYSAVQSDLVTKAQNYFDNGAGINDGTTTSNVDVVLNGDFEDTPFDSNWSFSNNGGSVASFTDAAADAYNGNSGAKIVVSTAGTGYNNVRLQNEKYTSDLTDKTITVTVNSKSVLGSEEFKIRMYHHTDGVNNYPTSDVFVPTTDTYKPYQYVFEVPDNTTEVRVDLLLGTQVGTYFFDDITTTVQDSGDLSSKRISNKNIVEVYPIPAQNEITINSPKNIQGVSIYNVYGQLIHQQGKIINNKIDLTNIGNGIYFLKIDFDDKTFTSQKIMISK from the coding sequence ATGAAAAAACTAACAACCCTTGCTGTTTTTATAATAGCCTCATTATTATGCAAAAACGCCTTAGCTCAAGGTAGTGCAGCCCAACCCAATATTTTATTTATCGCTATTGATGATTTAAAACCTACCTTAGGTTGTTATGGTGATACTTATGCACAAACCCCAGAAATAGATGCCATTGCTGCAAACGGAACAGTATTCTTAAACAATCAAACTCAATGGTCTGTTTGTGGACCTTCAAGATCTAGTTTACTTACTGGAAAAAGACCTGACTACACTAAAGTTTGGAATTTATCTACACTTATCAGAGACATCCATCCAGATATTGTAACCTTGCCACAATATTTTAAATCAAAAGGATATAATGTAACTGGTGCTGGAAAAATATACGACACTAGATCTGTAGATTCTGATTCTGACGCCATTTCATGGTCAACACCTTTTAAAAAACCTAGTCAATTAGACTACCCTAGTGCTTGGGGACAACCGGCTTGGGGACATTATCAAACAACAGAAGTAAAAAACAATATTGCTGCATACGAAAGTAGTGAAAATGGTACTTCTGCTGCACAAAGTGTTTATAAACCTATTTATGAAATTGGTGTAGATGATAATGGAAATAGCATTCCCGATAATGCTTATAACGATGGAGCTATGGCAGACCACGCCATCAACTTAATTGATGATTTTGTTGCTGAACCAACAAAACCGTTTTTCTTAGCAGCCGGATTTAAAAACCCACACCTGCCTTTAACTTGTCCTAAAAAATATTATGATTTATACGACAAAAACAATGCTCCTTTAGCAACATATACAGGAAGAGGAACAGATATTCCATCGTTGGCTTTATCTGGATCTAATGAATTTACCACCTATCCTACACCTGGTTTATCCATCACAAAAGAATCTGATGATAGTTATACTATTTCCGAAGCAGATCAAAAAACAATTATCCATGCCTACTATGCCAATGTGAGCTATGTTGATGCTCAAATAGGTAGAATTATGGATAAGTTAGAAGAAGAAGGATTAAAAGACAAAACTATTGTTATTATTTGGTCTGATCATGGGTTTCATTTAGGAGATCATAGCATGTGGGCCAAACATACCAATATGGAAAATGCTACGGTATCTCCTATGATTATATATAATCCTTTTGCTCCATCAGGAAACACTACCAATACACCTACAGAGTTGTTAGACATTTACCCAACACTTTGTGATTTAACCAATCAGCCAATCCCGTCGGACATGGATGGAGTTAGCTTAAAACCTTTATTAACTAATCCTACAACGGCTTTAAAAGATTTTGCTGTATCACAATTTAAGAGCAATAATAAATATGGATATTCTTTTAAAAATGAAAGATATCGATATACAGTTTGGTTAAACAATGGAGTTCTTGCAACCGACAAACCTACTAGTGCTGATTATTTTACTCAAGAACTATACGATTATGATGTTGACCCAAATGAGACAACTAACTACTTTAACAATCCATCATATAGTGCAGTGCAATCTGATTTGGTAACCAAAGCTCAAAATTATTTTGACAATGGTGCCGGAATTAATGATGGAACTACAACAAGTAATGTTGATGTTGTTTTAAACGGAGATTTTGAAGATACTCCTTTTGACAGCAATTGGTCCTTTTCTAACAACGGAGGAAGTGTAGCTAGCTTTACTGATGCAGCAGCAGATGCATACAATGGTAACTCAGGTGCTAAAATTGTAGTATCAACTGCAGGAACAGGATACAACAACGTAAGATTGCAGAATGAAAAATACACTAGTGATTTAACTGATAAAACTATTACGGTAACCGTAAATTCAAAAAGTGTTCTAGGTAGCGAAGAATTTAAAATAAGAATGTATCACCATACAGATGGTGTTAATAACTACCCAACATCAGATGTATTTGTACCAACAACAGATACCTACAAGCCTTATCAATACGTATTTGAAGTACCAGACAATACAACAGAAGTAAGAGTAGATTTATTACTTGGAACACAAGTAGGAACCTATTTCTTTGATGATATTACTACAACTGTTCAAGACTCAGGAGATTTATCAAGTAAAAGAATATCAAACAAAAACATTGTTGAAGTTTACCCAATTCCTGCTCAAAATGAAATCACTATTAATTCCCCAAAAAACATTCAAGGAGTTTCTATTTATAATGTTTATGGGCAATTAATACACCAACAAGGAAAAATCATCAATAACAAAATTGACTTAACTAATATTGGCAACGGAATCTATTTCCTTAAAATAGATTTTGACGATAAAACATTTACAAGTCAAAAAATAATGATTTCTAAATAA
- the map gene encoding type I methionyl aminopeptidase, whose protein sequence is MITIKTLEEIELMRESALIVSKTLGMLAKEVKPGVTTLELDKMAETFIRDHGAEPGFLGLYDFPNTLCMSPNEQVVHGIPNNTPLVEGDIISIDCGALKNGFYGDHAYTFEVGEVAPEIKRLLEITKQSLYVGIEQFKAGNRVGDVGYAIQKYTEDNGYGVVRELVGHGLGREMHEDPQMPNYGKRGRGKKFVDGMVVAIEPMTNLGTKDIVQLNDGWSILTKDGKASAHFEHDVAIVNGKPEILSTFKYVNDALGIVTDVEDKYRAKPYGA, encoded by the coding sequence ATGATTACCATTAAAACCCTTGAAGAAATTGAATTGATGCGTGAAAGTGCGCTAATAGTTTCTAAAACTTTAGGAATGCTTGCCAAAGAAGTAAAACCAGGAGTAACCACTCTTGAGTTAGATAAAATGGCAGAAACTTTTATTAGAGATCATGGGGCAGAACCTGGGTTTTTAGGGTTATATGATTTTCCTAATACTTTATGTATGAGTCCTAACGAACAAGTGGTACATGGTATTCCAAACAACACTCCTTTGGTTGAGGGGGATATTATTTCTATTGACTGTGGGGCTTTAAAAAATGGATTTTATGGAGACCACGCCTATACTTTTGAAGTAGGTGAAGTTGCTCCAGAAATAAAAAGATTATTAGAAATTACCAAACAAAGTTTATATGTTGGTATTGAACAGTTCAAAGCTGGAAACAGAGTTGGAGATGTTGGTTATGCCATACAAAAATATACCGAAGACAACGGATATGGAGTAGTAAGAGAATTGGTTGGTCACGGATTAGGAAGAGAAATGCACGAAGATCCTCAAATGCCAAACTATGGTAAACGAGGAAGAGGTAAAAAATTTGTTGATGGAATGGTAGTTGCCATAGAACCTATGACCAATTTAGGAACTAAAGACATTGTTCAATTAAATGATGGTTGGAGTATTTTAACCAAAGATGGAAAAGCTTCGGCTCATTTTGAACACGACGTTGCCATTGTTAACGGAAAACCAGAAATACTTTCTACTTTTAAATATGTTAATGATGCCTTAGGTATTGTTACTGATGTTGAAGACAAGTATAGAGCAAAGCCTTATGGCGCTTAA